A region of Lycium barbarum isolate Lr01 chromosome 3, ASM1917538v2, whole genome shotgun sequence DNA encodes the following proteins:
- the LOC132633250 gene encoding uncharacterized protein LOC132633250, translating into MKRTLAKNVLLFSRSLLMPKPNPYLATSSFWPNCVRRFTSKSSNGSNSGHNNDNNLQEEEDISNKALKQQIDKFFEGDEEAFPSIFEAILKRKLAGKSEESDEQLMNQLQAQPRQHDSAANRESDSD; encoded by the exons ATGAAACGAACTCTTGCAAAAAATGTTCTCCTCTTTTCACGCAGTTTGTTAATGCCAAAGCCGAATCCTTACCTTGCTACCTCTTCATTTTGGCCCAACTGTGTTAGGCGTTTCACATCCAAAAGCTCTAACGGATCAAATTCGGGTCATAACAACGACAATAACCTTCAAGAAGAAGAGGATATCAGCAATAAAG CGCTGAAACAGCAGATAGATAAGTTCTTTGAAGGAGACGAAGAAGCATTCCCATCAATATTTGAagccattttgaaaagaaaacTGGCTGGTAAAAGTGAAGAATCTGATGAGCAATTGATGAATCAACTTCAAGCCCAGCCTCGACAGCATGATTCTGCTGCCAATAGAGAATCTGACTCCGATTAA
- the LOC132634338 gene encoding alpha-1,3-arabinosyltransferase XAT2-like codes for MHNPILAKSFSRYEQKTFGWFVVMLVVVFSSCMVFKNHLHPLSIDGDAVNLQLSINAAEYMPVIKDTTLLKKGTEKKDAGLTCNVLEPLSDYCETKGDIRVQGNSSTIFVMSHDLNISTGNNSWTIQPYPRKGSGAMSHVKSWTVKLVQDGERIPRCSVDHGHPAVLFSLGGYSGNHFHAFSDLLVPIFSNSRCFNSEVHFLATDYKPWWIGKYRTLLNKMSKHKIIDIDNENEVHCFPSVKTGLKSHKEFGIDSSKFPNGVSMRDFRQFLRSSFSLNRVEAIKMKGHIVMRPLLLIMSRKKSRILLNEGDVSKMAEDLGYEVVLAEDNHSTNLSKFAQIVNSCDVIMGVHGAGLTNMVFLPDNAVLIQLVPLGATDNMAKGDFGDPAGEMNIKYLDYKIDVNESSLVEQYPLDHKVLKDPSSFYRKGWKVFRSIYLDKQNVKVDLNRFRSTLLEAKKLLATS; via the exons ATGCATAATCCCATATTGGCAAAGAGCTTTAGTCGCTATGAACAAAAAACATTTGGATGGTTTGTTGtaatgttggttgttgtgtttaGCAGTTGCATGGTTTTCAAGAATCATTTGCATCCTCTATCAATTG ATGGTGATGCCGTGAATTTACAATTATCAATAAATGCTGCTGAATACATGCCTGTGATCAAGGACACAACCCTTCTCAAGAAAG GAACTGAGAAAAAGGATGCAGGGCTAACGTGTAATGTGTTAGAACCATTGTCTGATTACTGTGAGACCAAAGGGGACATAAGGGTCCAAGGAAATTCCTCAACAATTTTTGTTATGTCTCATGATCTCAACATCTCTACTGGGAACAATTCATGGACCATACAACCTTATCCAAGAAAAGGATCAGGGGCAATGTCACATGTTAAATCTTGGACAGTAAAATTAGTACAAGACGGCGAAAGAATCCCCAGATGCAGTGTGGATCATGGCCATCCAGCAGTTCTATTTTCACTTGGAGGATATTCAGGAAACCATTTTCATGCCTTCTCAGATTTACTCGTTCCAATCTTTTCAAATTCACGGTGTTTTAATTCGGAGGTGCACTTTCTTGCCACAGATTATAAGCCTTGGTGGATAGGTAAGTACAGAACATTGCTCAACAAGATGTCTAAGCACAAAATTATTGACATTGACAACGAAAACGAGGTACATTGCTTTCCTAGTGTGAAGACAGGCCTTAAATCTCACAAAGAATTTGGAATTGATTCCTCAAAGTTCCCAAATGGGGTGTCAATGCGCGATTTCAGACAGTTCTTGAGGAGCTCGTTTTCTCTAAACAGAGTTGAGGCCATCAAGATGAAGGGTCATATTGTTATGAGGCCACTTTTGCTGATTATGTCAAGGAAAAAATCGCGAATTTTGTTAAACGAGGGCGATGTTAGTAAAATGGCTGAAGATTTAGGATACGAGGTTGTCCTGGCTGAGGATAATCATAGTACGAATTTGTCAAAGTTCGCGCAAATTGTTAATTCTTGTGATGTGATAATGGGAGTTCATGGAGCTGGATTAACCAACATGGTTTTTCTCCCAGATAATGCAGTTCTAATTCAGCTGGTTCCTTTAGGAGCAACGGATAATATGGCTAAAGGTGATTTTGGGGACCCTGCCGGAGAAATGAACATAAAATATTTGGATTATAAAATAGATGTGAATGAGAGTTCTCTAGTGGAACAATATCCACTTGATCATAAAGTTTTAAAAGATCCATCATCATTTTATAGGAAAGGATGGAAAGTTTTTAGATCAATTTATTTGGATAAACAGAACGTAAAGGTTGATCTCAATAGGTTTAGGTCCACTTTGTTAGAAGCAAAAAAGCTTCTAGCCACTTCTTGA
- the LOC132633251 gene encoding uncharacterized protein LOC132633251 — MRRALSVCSRNFHLSQSFKSNPNSKVIHGPLVSSKFRFFSSSENDSSSNPEPTPQPETSLTESTGKETSLNVEDVNNKELKLRIEEYFNKGNEEALPSILEAILKRKLTKKHEHTDDELLEELQMKPLDGVNDEEFESDFEEAHKTDEEIEDLYDATDIVKKRMASDPFFNMDDKKWDDMIKEATEHGHLKDTKECEDILQDMLSWDKILPDEIKKKVEVKFDEIGERVETGEITPEEGYALFKEFEDGVVVECAKLMEKDAPQFDATTLPDNKKNLDDPPGEGPVLRWQTRVVFAPGGDAWHPKNRKVKLGVTVKELGLSKHQFRRLRELVGKRYHSGRDELMITSERFEHREENRKDCLRTLFALIEEAGKANKMVEDVRTSYVKQRLKANPAFMERLRAKTMKLKESSSLHA; from the exons ATGAGACGAGCTCTTTCTGTTTGCTCCCGCAATTTCCATCTCTCTCAAAGCTTCAAATCTAATCCCAACAGTAAAGTCATTCATGGCCCGCTTGTTTCTTCAAAGTTTAGATTCTTCTCTTCATCTGAAAATGATTCTTCATCCAATCCTGAACCAACCCCTCAGCCCGAAACTAGCTTGACTGAATCTACGGGAAAAGAGACCTCCCTCAATGTTGAAGATGTCAACAATAAAG AGTTGAAGCTGCGGATCGAGGAGTATTTCAACAAAGGCAATGAAGAGGCGCTTCCGTCAATTCTTGAAGCAATTTTAAAGAGGAAATTGACGAAGAAGCATGAACATACAGATGATGAGTTACTGGAGGAGCTGCAGATGAAACCCCTTGATGGTGtaaatgatgaagagtttgaatCAGATTTCGAGGAAGCTCACAAAACTGatgaagagattgaagatttgtaTGACGCAACAGATATTGTGAAGAAGCGAATGGCGTCTGATCCGTTCTTCAACATGGACGACAAGAAGTGGGATGATATGATAAAAGAGGCTACTGAACATGGGCATCTTAAGGATACAAAGGAGTGTGAAGATATCTTACAGGACATGCTTAGCTGGGATAAAATTCTACCTG ATGAAATTAAGAAGAAGGTGGAAGTTAAGTTTGATGAGATAGGTGAAAGGGTTGAAACAGGTGAGATTACCCCTGAAGAAGGCTATGCATTGTTCAAGGAGTTTGAGGATGGGGTGGTTGTGGAGTGCGCAAAACTGATGGAGAAGGATGCTCCACAGTTTGATGCAACTACTTTGCCCGATAACAAAAAGAATTTGGATGACCCACCAGGTGAAGGGCCAGTTCTTAGATGGCAAACAAGGGTGGTCTTTGCTCCTGGAGGTGATGCATGGCATCCAAAAAACAGGAAAGTCAAATTGGGTGTTACGGTGAAAGAGTTGGGTCTGTCAAAGCATCAATTTCGTCGCTTAAGAGAATTGGTCGGAAAACGCTACCATTCTGGGAGAGACGAGCTTATGATAACTAGTGAAAG ATTTGAACATCGCGAAGAGAATAGGAAGGACTGCTTGAGGACTCTATTTGCTCTTATTGAAGAGGCTGGAAAGGCTAACAAAATGGTAGAGGATGTTCGAACGTCATATGTGAAGCAGAGGCTCAAAGCAAATCCGGCATTCATGGAAAGGCTGCGTGCAAAAACCATGAAATTGAAAGAATCTAGCTCGCTGCATGCATGa
- the LOC132634339 gene encoding reticulon-like protein B9 — protein MATYSSDSDKDFAPASKLLGRQRPIHSVLGGGKVADILLWRDAKFSAAILIAVAVMWFLFEVVDYTFVTLLCHVSITTMLIVFIWSAGADIFGWTPPSIPKDILEDATFEDVASILHKKFNNFLSVCHFVACGNDAKLFFLAIISLYVLSVIGNCISTLNLLFFGLLCMETLPFLYERYEEEVDDIAYKLKRQMRKTGRKFNADFLGKIPRGPGKEKKEK, from the exons ATGGCCACTTATtcatctgattctgataaggatTTTGCACCAGCATCAAAACTTTTGGGCCGCCAAAGGCCTATTCATTCTGTTTTAGGAGGAGGAAAAG TTGCGGACATATTATTGTGGAGAGACGCGAAATTTTCTGCTGCAATTCTTATTGCAGTTGCAGTAATGTGGTTTCTTTTTGAGGTTGTGGATTATACATTTGTGACTCTCCTTTGTCATGTCTCCATCACCACTATGTTAATAGTCTTCATCTGGTCTGCTGGTGCAGATATCTTTGGATG GACACCTCCAAGCATCCCCAAAGACATATTAGAGGACGCAACATTTGAAGATGTTGCTTCAATATTACACAAGAAGTTCAACAATTTCCTCTCCGTATGTCACTTTGTAGCATGTGGAAATGATGCAAAGCTCTTTTTTCTG GCCATCATATCTCTCTATGTACTCTCAGTGATTGGAAACTGTATCAGCACCTTGAACCTATTGTTTTTTG GTTTGCTGTGCATGGAAACACTCCCATTTCTTTATGAGAGGTACGAGGAAGAAGTCGACGATATTGCATATAAATTGAAGAGACAGATGAGAAAAACTGGCAGGAAGTTTAATGCAGATTTCCTAGGCAAAATTCCCAGAGGGCCAgggaaagagaaaaaggagaaatag